One Thioclava electrotropha DNA segment encodes these proteins:
- a CDS encoding thiamine phosphate synthase yields MAEDRPQIYLITPPAFDAEEFAPKLASVLDAHDIACIRLSLASRDEYEIGRIADAMREVAHARDVALVIESHVALVERHGLDGVHFTDGAKQIRYGRKELGDDAIVGSYCGNSRHEGMNAGEAGADYVCFGPIGETNLGTAEPAEHELFAWWSEVIEVPVVAEGALTEELVTKFAPVTDWFAFGDEVWREDDPAAALGRFIKAMS; encoded by the coding sequence ATGGCCGAAGACCGCCCGCAGATTTACCTGATCACGCCGCCCGCTTTCGACGCCGAGGAATTCGCGCCGAAACTGGCCTCGGTGCTCGATGCGCATGACATCGCCTGCATCCGCCTGTCGCTGGCCAGCCGCGACGAATACGAGATCGGTCGGATCGCCGATGCGATGCGCGAAGTGGCCCATGCCCGCGACGTGGCGCTGGTGATCGAATCCCATGTGGCCCTCGTCGAACGCCACGGGCTCGACGGGGTGCATTTCACCGACGGCGCGAAGCAGATCCGCTATGGCCGCAAGGAGCTGGGCGACGACGCGATCGTCGGAAGCTACTGCGGCAATTCCCGCCATGAGGGGATGAACGCGGGCGAGGCGGGGGCCGACTATGTCTGCTTCGGCCCGATCGGCGAGACCAATCTCGGCACCGCCGAACCCGCCGAACATGAGCTGTTCGCATGGTGGTCGGAAGTGATCGAAGTGCCGGTGGTGGCCGAAGGTGCGCTCACCGAAGAGCTCGTCACGAAATTCGCCCCCGTCACCGACTGGTTCGCCTTCGGCGACGAGGTCTGGCGCGAGGACGACCCGGCCGCAGCTCTGGGACGGTTCATCAAGGCGATGTCGTGA
- a CDS encoding M48 family metallopeptidase, producing MFRLLPILLLVLYGFAMWHFSTWQLKRQLNGNSRRLRDSKLEPYLDRLAAALEVSEIPVHVYQIEPVNGLAAPDGRVFITEGFMRKYRAGEVSPEELTSVIAHELGHVALGHSRRRMIDFSGQNALRAVLMTVLGRFIPFIGPWIANLITAALAARLSQRDEFEADEFASALMIKAGFGTEPQVTLFHKLDALTKNAGQTTPAWLLTHPKTEKRIAAIEANQLRWSRAEH from the coding sequence TTGTTCCGCCTTCTCCCGATCCTGCTGCTGGTCCTCTACGGCTTCGCCATGTGGCACTTCTCGACCTGGCAACTCAAACGCCAGCTGAACGGGAATTCGCGCCGGTTGCGCGACAGCAAGCTGGAGCCCTATCTCGACCGGCTCGCCGCCGCGCTCGAAGTCTCGGAAATCCCCGTCCATGTCTACCAGATCGAGCCGGTGAACGGCCTCGCCGCCCCCGATGGCCGCGTCTTCATCACCGAAGGCTTCATGCGCAAATATCGCGCGGGCGAAGTGTCTCCGGAAGAACTGACCTCGGTGATCGCGCATGAGTTGGGCCATGTCGCCTTGGGCCATTCGCGCCGCCGCATGATCGACTTTTCGGGCCAGAACGCCCTGCGCGCCGTGCTGATGACGGTGCTTGGCCGCTTCATCCCCTTCATCGGCCCGTGGATCGCCAATCTGATCACCGCCGCGCTCGCCGCCCGCCTCAGCCAGCGCGACGAGTTCGAGGCCGATGAATTCGCCTCCGCGCTGATGATCAAGGCGGGCTTCGGCACCGAGCCGCAGGTCACGCTGTTTCACAAGCTCGACGCGCTGACCAAGAACGCGGGCCAGACCACACCCGCCTGGCTGCTGACCCACCCCAAGACCGAAAAGCGCATCGCCGCGATCGAGGCGAACCAGCTGCGCTGGTCGCGCGCAGAGCACTGA
- a CDS encoding vWA domain-containing protein, with the protein MFLPFFDALRRGGVPVSLREYLSFLEGLAAGLCTYDIDGFYYFARAAMVKDERFLDRFDRAFSEAFSGLEAITPDDVLNAVDLPEEWLRKQLEKHLTDEEKAQIEALGGFDNLMETLKKRLEEQKGRHQGGSKWIGTGGTSPFGAYGYNPEGVRIGQKESRHHRAVKVWDKREFRDFDDTVELGTRNIKVALKRLRQWARHGANEELDLPGTIRASAEAGYIDVKTRPERHNAVKVVLFLDVGGSMDAHVQLVEELFSAAKSEFKHLEHWYFHNCLYEGVWKSNKRRWNEATPTWDVLHRYGPDYKCIFVGDASMSPYEITHRGGANEHWNDEAGHVWLTRAREQWPDHTWLNPIPERGWGYTQSIQIIREIFENRMHPLTLEGITAAMKELG; encoded by the coding sequence ATGTTCCTGCCATTCTTCGATGCTCTGCGGCGCGGCGGTGTTCCAGTCTCTCTGCGCGAATATCTGAGCTTCCTCGAAGGGCTGGCCGCAGGGCTTTGCACCTACGATATCGACGGCTTCTACTATTTCGCCCGCGCCGCGATGGTGAAGGACGAACGCTTCCTCGACCGGTTCGACCGGGCGTTTTCCGAGGCGTTCTCGGGGTTGGAGGCGATCACCCCGGACGATGTGCTCAACGCCGTTGATCTGCCCGAGGAATGGCTGCGCAAGCAGCTGGAGAAACACCTCACCGACGAGGAAAAAGCGCAGATCGAGGCGCTTGGCGGGTTCGACAACCTGATGGAGACGCTGAAAAAGCGGCTCGAGGAACAGAAAGGCCGCCATCAGGGTGGCAGCAAATGGATCGGAACGGGGGGCACCTCGCCCTTCGGCGCTTACGGCTACAATCCCGAAGGCGTCCGCATCGGCCAGAAAGAGAGCCGCCACCATCGCGCCGTGAAGGTCTGGGACAAGCGCGAGTTCCGCGATTTCGACGACACTGTGGAACTGGGCACCCGCAACATCAAGGTCGCGCTGAAACGCCTGCGCCAATGGGCGCGGCATGGCGCGAATGAGGAACTGGACCTGCCCGGCACCATCCGCGCCTCTGCAGAGGCGGGCTATATCGACGTGAAAACCCGACCCGAGCGGCACAATGCGGTGAAGGTGGTTCTATTCCTTGATGTGGGCGGTTCGATGGACGCCCATGTGCAACTGGTCGAAGAGCTGTTCTCGGCGGCCAAGTCCGAGTTCAAACATCTCGAACACTGGTATTTCCACAATTGCCTCTACGAGGGCGTCTGGAAATCGAACAAGCGCCGCTGGAACGAGGCGACGCCGACCTGGGACGTGCTCCACCGCTATGGTCCCGATTACAAATGCATTTTCGTGGGCGACGCGTCGATGTCCCCCTATGAGATCACCCATCGCGGCGGCGCGAACGAGCATTGGAACGACGAGGCGGGCCATGTCTGGCTGACCCGTGCGCGCGAGCAATGGCCCGATCACACATGGCTCAACCCGATCCCCGAACGCGGCTGGGGCTACACGCAGTCGATCCAGATCATCCGCGAGATCTTCGAGAACCGGATGCATCCGCTGACGCTTGAGGGGATCACCGCGGCCATGAAGGAACTCGGATGA
- the alr gene encoding alanine racemase produces the protein MAQANLHIDLDAVVSNWRALDAQSGAATRTAAVVKADSYGLGAGRVAPALYQAGARDFFVALAEEGARLRPHLGEDARIFILGGHMAGDAGFLRDARLIPMLNSAEQAQRHLQAIPESPVGVQLDTGMNRLGMEAAEWQATAPQLMERGIELVMSHLACSDEPEHEMNAKQLAEFKRMTDGMGLNRSLAATGGILLGPDYHFDVTRPGIGLYGGRPFEEARHVATLSLPVIQTRVVQPGETVGYGNTWTAERETKIATLSAGYADGIHRVLSNITALYAGDTACPLRGRVSMDLLTVDVTDLDTVPDTLDLLGPHQGVDTLADLAGTIGYEILTSLGPRYARNYAEPTG, from the coding sequence ATGGCACAGGCAAATCTTCATATCGACCTCGACGCAGTGGTCAGCAATTGGCGCGCTCTCGATGCGCAATCGGGCGCGGCGACGCGCACGGCGGCGGTGGTGAAAGCCGATAGCTACGGCTTGGGCGCAGGGCGCGTGGCACCGGCTTTGTATCAGGCGGGTGCGCGGGACTTCTTTGTCGCGCTGGCCGAGGAAGGCGCGCGGCTGCGCCCGCATCTGGGTGAGGACGCGCGGATCTTCATCCTCGGCGGTCATATGGCGGGCGATGCGGGTTTCCTGCGCGACGCGCGGCTGATCCCGATGCTGAACTCCGCCGAACAGGCGCAGCGGCATCTGCAGGCGATCCCCGAGAGCCCCGTGGGCGTGCAGCTCGACACCGGGATGAACCGGCTCGGGATGGAGGCAGCCGAGTGGCAAGCCACCGCCCCGCAGCTGATGGAGCGCGGGATCGAGCTGGTGATGAGCCACCTCGCGTGTTCCGACGAGCCCGAGCACGAGATGAACGCCAAGCAGCTGGCCGAGTTCAAACGGATGACCGACGGCATGGGGCTGAACCGCTCGCTCGCGGCGACGGGCGGCATTCTGTTGGGCCCCGATTATCATTTCGACGTGACGCGGCCCGGCATCGGCCTCTACGGCGGGCGCCCCTTCGAGGAGGCCCGCCACGTGGCGACCCTGTCGCTGCCGGTGATCCAGACCCGCGTGGTCCAGCCCGGCGAGACCGTGGGCTACGGCAACACCTGGACCGCCGAGCGCGAGACCAAAATCGCGACGCTCTCGGCGGGCTATGCCGACGGGATTCACCGCGTGCTGTCGAACATCACCGCGCTTTATGCAGGCGACACGGCATGTCCGCTGCGGGGTCGCGTCTCGATGGACCTGCTGACGGTGGATGTGACCGATCTCGATACGGTGCCCGACACGCTCGATCTGCTGGGGCCTCATCAGGGTGTCGATACGCTGGCCGATCTGGCGGGCACGATCGGCTATGAGATCCTGACCTCGCTCGGTCCCCGCTACGCCCGGAATTACGCGGAGCCCACCGGATGA
- a CDS encoding nucleoside/nucleotide kinase family protein, which yields MPDWLGDSDGPMGDHGAFMESELQVPRADLASHIRQLPGKRLLIGLVGGPGAGKSHLAHALAEALGEQSAIVAMDGFHRDNDWLDARGLRNVKGAPETFDTEGFSQLLARLKSSRQDEPVPTFDRDLDATVPGGASVPGSAKYLIVEGNYLLLTRPGWTDLYPLFDLTIRIDLPEEVLRERLTRRWRDQGCDLAETRRRVEENDLPNGRTITRESRAADLVVRD from the coding sequence ATGCCGGATTGGCTCGGCGATAGCGACGGCCCGATGGGCGATCATGGGGCCTTCATGGAGAGCGAGCTGCAGGTGCCGCGCGCTGATCTGGCCTCGCATATCCGCCAGCTTCCGGGCAAGCGGCTGCTGATCGGGCTGGTCGGCGGACCCGGTGCGGGCAAGTCGCATCTCGCGCATGCGCTGGCCGAGGCGCTCGGGGAGCAATCGGCCATCGTCGCGATGGACGGCTTTCACCGCGATAATGATTGGCTCGACGCGCGCGGCTTGCGCAACGTGAAGGGCGCGCCGGAAACATTTGATACGGAAGGGTTTTCGCAACTTCTCGCGCGGCTGAAATCGAGCCGTCAGGACGAACCCGTGCCGACCTTCGACCGCGATCTGGACGCCACCGTTCCGGGCGGCGCAAGCGTGCCGGGCTCCGCGAAATACCTGATCGTCGAAGGCAATTATCTGCTGCTGACGCGGCCCGGTTGGACCGATCTCTATCCGCTTTTCGATCTCACGATCCGCATCGATCTGCCAGAAGAGGTGCTGCGCGAGCGGCTGACCCGACGCTGGCGCGATCAGGGCTGCGATCTGGCCGAGACGCGCCGCCGCGTCGAGGAAAACGACCTGCCCAATGGCCGTACCATCACGCGCGAGAGCCGCGCCGCCGATCTGGTTGTGCGGGACTGA
- a CDS encoding DUF2927 domain-containing protein gives MRLAFKPLSAASPAPTRLGTAPRSGLLKGASPGRAAARAGTLAALIIAGALAACSTNSPEVTTARGTAQLLDLSAPDLAPGLKNGPPSERLPDNSHLGADFMELSFFLESGRALPRFTRFEGPVSITLAGNAPPVAQTELGHLVHRLQSEAGLNVSTEPGNANTISVQFVPKRQMRQEVPNVACFVVPNVESWTDYRNSHGDEASDWAKLTQRQSATVFIPADSTPQEIRDCLHEEVSQALGPVNDLYRLPDTVWNDDNFHTVLTKFDMTILRAYYDPALHTGMSPAEVRAALPAILSKIHPSGGSMRTLPADPTPRAYVKAITTALGQGANDNRRRAAAERATKIATSRGWHDSRAAFAWFAVGRLTMKTDPEKAVAAYKKAGRIYRATPGAEIQAAHIDMQLAAYALGTGRAQEAVSLVNRALASDVSSENASLMATLYMIRAEAYGQLGDATKEHQARLDMQQWARYGFGSDAAVKRRADEVAALANAGARVN, from the coding sequence ATGCGCTTAGCATTCAAACCGCTCAGCGCGGCCTCCCCGGCGCCGACGCGCCTCGGGACGGCACCGCGCTCAGGCCTGCTGAAAGGCGCGTCCCCCGGACGTGCTGCTGCGCGGGCGGGCACGCTTGCCGCGCTGATCATCGCGGGCGCCCTCGCCGCCTGTTCGACCAACAGCCCCGAAGTGACGACGGCCCGCGGCACGGCCCAGCTGCTCGATCTGTCCGCGCCCGATCTGGCGCCGGGGCTCAAGAACGGCCCCCCGTCTGAGCGGCTCCCCGATAACAGCCATCTGGGCGCCGACTTCATGGAGCTCAGCTTCTTCCTCGAATCCGGTCGCGCCCTGCCGCGTTTCACCCGGTTCGAAGGCCCGGTCTCGATCACGCTCGCAGGCAACGCGCCGCCCGTGGCGCAGACCGAGCTTGGCCATCTGGTCCACCGGCTGCAGAGCGAGGCGGGGCTGAACGTCTCGACCGAGCCGGGCAATGCCAACACGATCTCGGTGCAATTCGTACCCAAACGGCAGATGCGCCAAGAGGTTCCCAACGTCGCCTGTTTCGTGGTGCCTAACGTCGAAAGCTGGACGGATTACCGCAACTCGCATGGCGACGAGGCGAGCGATTGGGCCAAGCTGACGCAACGCCAATCCGCCACCGTGTTCATCCCGGCCGACTCCACGCCGCAGGAAATCCGCGACTGCCTGCATGAGGAGGTCAGCCAGGCGCTCGGGCCGGTGAACGATCTCTACCGCCTGCCCGACACGGTCTGGAACGACGACAATTTCCACACCGTGCTGACCAAGTTCGACATGACGATCCTGCGCGCCTATTACGATCCGGCGCTGCATACCGGCATGAGCCCCGCCGAAGTGCGCGCGGCCCTGCCCGCGATCCTGTCGAAGATCCACCCGTCGGGCGGTTCGATGCGCACGCTGCCCGCCGATCCGACGCCGCGCGCCTATGTGAAGGCGATCACCACCGCGCTCGGCCAAGGGGCGAACGACAACCGCCGCCGGGCCGCTGCCGAACGCGCCACGAAGATCGCCACCAGCCGGGGCTGGCATGACAGCCGCGCCGCCTTCGCGTGGTTCGCGGTCGGGCGGCTGACGATGAAGACCGACCCCGAGAAAGCGGTCGCGGCCTACAAGAAAGCGGGCCGGATCTATCGCGCGACCCCGGGCGCGGAAATTCAGGCCGCCCATATCGACATGCAGCTTGCGGCCTACGCGCTTGGCACGGGCCGCGCGCAGGAGGCAGTGTCGCTGGTGAACCGCGCGCTGGCCTCGGATGTGTCGAGTGAGAACGCCTCGCTGATGGCCACACTCTACATGATCCGCGCCGAAGCCTATGGCCAGCTTGGTGACGCGACGAAGGAACATCAGGCCCGTCTCGACATGCAGCAATGGGCGCGCTATGGCTTTGGCTCTGACGCGGCGGTGAAACGCCGCGCGGATGAGGTGGCGGCCCTCGCCAATGCGGGCGCTCGCGTGAACTGA
- a CDS encoding cytochrome P450: protein MSQPSRLPPKPTPRPDRVSLWRYFRLFKSDILSAQPARLYRAWMAEFRTPFFRSYMCNDPDLVDLVLNKRPMHFPKSDRVREGLKPLLRESVFITNGAQWQRQRRIIDPAFEGGKLRETFPAMWAAGEACVERMKVKTDAEPIDIETETSHVAADIIFRTLFSIPIEDATASAVFAAFKRHQRASPVVNLGALLPLPRWFPRFHSRETKRTAAHIRALIERLTTERAARIAAGTAPDDLATKIMTTADPETGETFDTAEMVDQVAIFFLAGHETSASALAWALYLLATHPEWQDRLAEEAETALAESHDFSVLSKLKLNRATFREAMRLYPPVPMFVREATCPERFRNRAVKPGSQVVISPWHLHRHERLWDNPDGFDPSRWETENGKACQRRAYIPFSSGARVCPGAGFAMAEGPLLLAMLLRAFRFEAVEGREPVPVAHLTVRGKDGIFLSISER from the coding sequence ATGAGCCAGCCGTCCCGCCTGCCCCCGAAACCGACGCCGCGCCCGGATCGCGTCTCGCTCTGGCGCTATTTCCGGCTGTTCAAATCCGACATCCTCTCGGCCCAGCCCGCGCGTCTCTACCGCGCGTGGATGGCCGAGTTCCGCACGCCGTTCTTCCGCTCCTACATGTGCAACGACCCCGATCTGGTCGATCTGGTGCTCAACAAACGCCCGATGCATTTCCCGAAATCCGACCGCGTGCGCGAGGGGCTGAAACCGCTTCTGCGCGAGAGCGTGTTCATCACCAACGGCGCGCAGTGGCAGCGCCAGCGCCGGATCATCGACCCGGCCTTCGAAGGCGGCAAACTGCGCGAGACTTTCCCGGCGATGTGGGCGGCGGGCGAGGCTTGCGTCGAGCGGATGAAGGTGAAGACCGACGCCGAACCGATTGATATTGAAACGGAAACCTCTCACGTTGCCGCCGATATCATCTTCCGCACCCTGTTCTCGATCCCGATCGAGGATGCGACCGCCAGCGCCGTGTTCGCAGCCTTCAAGCGCCACCAACGCGCCTCCCCGGTGGTCAATCTCGGCGCGCTGCTGCCGCTGCCGCGCTGGTTCCCGCGGTTCCATTCGCGCGAGACGAAGCGCACGGCGGCCCATATCCGCGCGCTGATCGAGCGGCTGACGACAGAGCGCGCCGCCCGGATCGCCGCCGGCACCGCGCCCGACGATCTGGCGACCAAGATCATGACCACCGCCGATCCCGAAACCGGCGAGACCTTCGACACCGCCGAGATGGTCGATCAGGTCGCGATCTTCTTTCTCGCGGGCCACGAGACCTCCGCCTCGGCGCTGGCATGGGCGCTCTATCTGCTGGCGACGCATCCCGAATGGCAGGATCGGCTGGCCGAAGAAGCCGAGACCGCGCTGGCGGAAAGTCACGACTTTTCCGTGCTTTCCAAGCTGAAGTTGAACCGCGCGACCTTCCGCGAAGCGATGCGGCTTTATCCGCCCGTGCCGATGTTCGTCCGCGAGGCGACCTGCCCGGAGCGTTTCCGCAACCGCGCGGTCAAACCGGGCAGCCAGGTGGTGATCTCACCGTGGCATCTGCATCGCCACGAACGGCTCTGGGACAATCCCGACGGGTTCGACCCGAGCCGATGGGAGACCGAAAACGGCAAGGCCTGCCAGCGCCGGGCCTATATCCCGTTCTCCTCGGGCGCGCGGGTCTGTCCCGGCGCAGGCTTCGCAATGGCGGAGGGGCCGCTTCTGCTCGCGATGCTGCTGCGGGCGTTTCGGTTTGAGGCGGTCGAGGGGCGCGAACCGGTCCCCGTCGCGCATCTGACGGTGCGAGGAAAGGACGGGATTTTTCTCAGTATTTCAGAGCGTTGA
- a CDS encoding DedA family protein — MSFSDLSDWLLAQVPLYGPWLLGLTTFLSCLAIPAPSSLMMIASGAFVASGDLDLATVGGAAFTGAVIGDQVGFQLGRRAERFLPHPDTKRGALVAKAMAALRKRGAVTVFFTRWMFSALGPWVNLAAGASGFAHRRFTLADLAGEAVWVTTYVGLGITFGANLDAAAELAGNALGLLGAGAAAFAFGWWLWHAAKRAPKAPQSDA, encoded by the coding sequence ATGAGCTTCTCCGACCTTTCAGATTGGCTGCTCGCGCAGGTGCCGCTTTACGGGCCGTGGCTGCTGGGTCTCACGACCTTCCTGAGCTGCCTCGCGATCCCGGCGCCGTCCTCGCTGATGATGATCGCAAGCGGCGCCTTCGTGGCCTCGGGCGATCTGGACCTCGCGACCGTCGGCGGCGCAGCCTTCACCGGCGCGGTGATCGGCGATCAGGTGGGGTTCCAGCTGGGCCGCCGGGCCGAGCGCTTTCTGCCCCATCCCGACACCAAACGCGGCGCACTGGTCGCGAAAGCGATGGCCGCCCTGCGCAAACGCGGCGCGGTCACCGTCTTCTTCACCCGCTGGATGTTCTCCGCGCTCGGGCCTTGGGTGAACCTCGCAGCTGGCGCGTCCGGCTTCGCGCATCGGCGCTTCACCCTCGCGGATCTGGCGGGCGAAGCGGTCTGGGTCACCACCTATGTGGGCCTCGGCATCACCTTCGGGGCCAATCTGGACGCCGCGGCCGAGCTTGCAGGCAACGCGCTGGGGCTGCTGGGCGCGGGTGCTGCCGCCTTCGCCTTCGGCTGGTGGCTGTGGCACGCGGCCAAGCGCGCCCCGAAAGCCCCTCAATCCGACGCCTGA
- a CDS encoding RNA methyltransferase: MPNTPEIPDPAQPAFILVRPQMGENIGAAARAMLNFSLRKMRLVEPRDGWPNPKAVAMASGAAGQVLDFAGVYDSVAEAVADCDYVFATTARGRELPKPIYTPEAAMEEARKRIVVGQKVGVLFGPERTGLENDDILRANAIITVPVNPEFFSLNLAQAVLLSAYEYSRHTLDSVPVDPGLAGHDPASAVEVEKLGDHFEQRLEEAGFFHPPAKAPMMKRNLRNMWTRFAMTRSEVQTLHGALRQILRPRD, from the coding sequence ATGCCCAATACGCCCGAAATTCCCGATCCCGCCCAGCCTGCCTTCATCCTCGTGCGTCCGCAGATGGGCGAGAATATCGGGGCAGCGGCGCGCGCGATGCTGAACTTCTCGCTGCGCAAGATGCGGTTGGTGGAACCGCGCGACGGCTGGCCCAACCCCAAAGCGGTGGCGATGGCCTCGGGAGCTGCCGGTCAGGTGCTCGATTTCGCGGGTGTCTATGACAGCGTGGCGGAGGCGGTGGCCGATTGCGATTACGTCTTCGCGACCACCGCGCGGGGCCGCGAATTGCCCAAACCGATCTACACGCCCGAGGCGGCGATGGAGGAGGCGAGGAAGCGCATCGTCGTGGGCCAGAAGGTCGGCGTGCTTTTCGGGCCCGAGCGCACCGGGCTGGAGAATGACGACATCCTGCGCGCCAATGCGATCATCACGGTGCCGGTGAACCCGGAATTCTTCTCGCTCAACCTCGCGCAGGCGGTGCTGCTGTCGGCCTATGAGTATTCGCGCCACACGCTCGACTCGGTGCCGGTCGATCCGGGGCTTGCGGGCCATGATCCGGCGAGCGCGGTCGAGGTCGAGAAGCTGGGCGATCATTTCGAGCAGCGGCTCGAGGAGGCAGGCTTCTTCCACCCGCCCGCGAAGGCGCCGATGATGAAGCGCAACCTGCGCAACATGTGGACGCGTTTCGCGATGACGCGCTCGGAAGTGCAGACGCTGCACGGCGCTCTGCGACAAATTCTCCGCCCGCGCGACTGA